A window of the Penaeus vannamei isolate JL-2024 chromosome 19, ASM4276789v1, whole genome shotgun sequence genome harbors these coding sequences:
- the LOC113819396 gene encoding uncharacterized protein isoform X2, which produces MPPYKPFLSLTNICIEWVLQWLARNVKRLGNPKERLKQREYITVHLNSNIRQRLLNIIFQQHMYKWDLASKCFILELLGDRSTQIIDFTKGGYGFVDEVWHFYRTLTIGLMINLTKIGVMCDLKTESDKKYLADINHTFYRVFSQMKNLRWVILKGVADTVLLGMMGTNCPYLEYLDVTGSYKVDDESVANLLLKDPLSVEGRNLQKLSLQDIPTQPCAKILKHVCLSETNVSLVSAVILLHYVPNLQSFGGDIHAGPVSSVMEVLQPKEGHMTFQLQELWDARILPHHASLMSMVCPHLTCLNTDASSLDCLHILSSISSLTLSLYYRNFVNQIYNYLLGSGENLKKLILVDHINSYLDLSWLVELTPNLEHLESSVDLQEGTEVTKWPYLKFARVTLGASKVLLALLTNAPELRELDITFVREPYQETFESINDDLIIYAVIEDGLRKLHKLKINECAIGLKGIDCLLLHCSDLCYLGPLAFWHGLSNQDLQSLVHRIKENNWQLKLIMRTDWEDGQELRNILKVP; this is translated from the coding sequence ATGCCACCTTACAAGCCATTTCTTTCTCTGACCAACATTTGCATTGAATGGGTATTACAGTGGCTCGCTAGGAATGTGAAGCGGCTGGGAAACCCAAAGGAGCGCCTGAAACAGCGGGAATACATAACAGTCCACCTCAATTCCAATATCAGACAAAGGCTTCTCAACATCATTTTCCAACAACACATGTACAAGTGGGATCTAGCAAGCAAATGCTTTATACTGGAGCTGTTGGGAGACCGTAGTACTCAAATAATTGACTTCACAAAAGGAGGTTATGGCTTTGTAGATGAGGTATGGCACTTCTACCGCACACTGACCATTGGTTTGATGATCAATCTGACTAAGATTGGTGTGATGTGCGACCTGAAGACAGAGTCAGACAAAAAGTATTTAGCAGATATTAATCACACTTTCTATCGAGTCTTTAGTCAGATGAAGAATTTGCGATGGGTAATTCTGAAGGGGGTTGCTGACACAGTTCTTCTTGGAATGATGGGGACAAATTGTCCTTATCTTGAGTATTTAGATGTCACTGGGTCTTATAAGGTTGATGATGAGTCTGTAGCAAACCTTCTGCTGAAAGATCCCTTATCTGTAGAGGGCAGAAATCTGCAGAAGCTAAGCCTACAGGATATTCCAACACAACCTTGTGCCAAGATCTTAAAGCATGTTTGTTTGAGTGAGACTAATGTGAGTCTAGTCAGTGCTGTCATTCTTTTGCATTATGTCCCCAATCTTCAATCATTTGGGGGAGACATTCATGCAGGTCCTGTCAGCAGTGTCATGGAAGTATTGCAGCCAAAGGAAGGTCACATGACTTTCCAGCTACAAGAGTTGTGGGATGCAAGGATCCTGCCACACCATGCATCCCTTATGAGCATGGTGTGTCCTCACCTCACTTGCCTTAACACCGATGCTTCCTCTCTTGACTGCCTTCATATTCTCAGCTCCATCTCATCCCTCACTCTCAGCCTTTACTACCGTAATTTTGTGAATCAGATATACAACTATCTTCTCGGTAGTGGAGAGAACTTGAAGAAGCTCATACTTGTAGATCACATCAATAGTTACCTTGATTTGTCATGGCTGGTGGAACTCACCCCCAACTTAGAGCATTTAGAATCTTCTGTAGACTTGCAGGAAGGAACAGAAGTAACAAAGTGGCCATACCTAAAGTTTGCACGAGTAACATTGGGGGCATCCAAGGTCCTCCTAGCTCTTTTGACCAATGCACCTGAATTGAGAGAACTGGACATCACCTTCGTAAGAGAACCATACCAAGAGACTTTTGAGAGCATCAATGATGACCTAATCATCTATGCAGTGATTGAAGATGGCCTTAGAAAATTGCACAAGCTAAAGATCAATGAGTGTGCCATTGGTTTGAAGGGGATAGACTGTCTACTCTTGCACTGCTCCGACCTATGCTACCTAGGCCCTCTTGCCTTCTGGCACGGGCTCTCTAATCAGGACTTGCAATCCCTCGTGCACCGAATCAAGGAGAATAACTGGCAGCTCAAGCTTATCATGCGTACAGACTGGGAAGATGGCCAAGAACTTCGGAATATTTTGAAGGTTCCTTGA